The genomic interval AACGCCAGGGGCGCATCGGCACGTTCGCTCCCATAACCGGCCAGGAAGGGGCTCAACTGGGCGCCGTGGCGAATTTGAGGCCCGACGATTGGATGGTGCCGTGCTTTCGTGAAACAGCGGCGGAGATTTGGCGCGGCAAAACCATGGACAACGCGATCATATACTTTGGAGGCTTCGACGAAGGCGCGCGGCCGGAAGACGAACGCAACGACCTGCCCATAGCCGTTCCCGTGGGTTCTCAAACGCTGCACGCGGTGGGTCTGGCTTGCGCCATGAAATATCGACGGAAAGACACGGTAGTGATGACGTTTTTTGGAGATGGCGCTACATCCGAAGGCGATTTTCACGAGGCCATGAACTTTGCGGGCGTATTTCAGGCTCCGGTGATCTTTGTATGCCAGAACAACCAGTGGGCCATTTCCGTTCCCCGTTCCAAACAAACCCGTTCGGAAACCTTGGCGCAGAAAGCATTCGCTTACGGAATGCCTGGAATACAGGTGGATGGAAACGACGTGCTGGCGGTGTACGCCGCCGTGAAAGAGGCCGTGGAACGCGCTCGAGCCGGGGAAGGTCCTAGCTTCGTCGAATGCGACACGTACCGGATGATGATGCACACCACGGCGGATGATCCGAAACGGTACCGTTCCGAAGAGGAAGTCGATGAATGGAGAGGGCGGGACCCCATCACGCGATTCCAGAAATACCTCAAAGCAAAAAAACTGCTGAAAGATACCGACATTGAAAAACTGGAACAAGAAATCAAGGGCGAAATTCAGAGCGCGGTGGATCGTGCTGAAGCCCTCATGAAGAAATTGGGAGATCCTCTAGATATGTTTTCACACACATACGCCGAGATCCCGCCCCATTTGGCCGAACAGAAAGAAGAGCTGTCACAGGTACTGACTTCGGACAAGCAGGAGGCGAACCATGGCTAAAATGACAATGGTCCAGGCCATCAATCTTGCTTTGCACCAGGAAATGGAAAAGGACGATCGGGTAATTGTGCTGGGTGAAGATGTTGGTAAGGACGGAGGCGTCTTCAGACTGACTGAAGGCCTGGTCCAGAAGTTTGGGGAAGAACGGGTCATGGATACGCCTTTGGCGGAATCCGGTATTGTGGGAGTATCTATCGGCATGGCCTTGTACGGGCTGCGGCCCGTGTGTGAAATTCAGTTTTCAGGTTTTTCCTACCAAAACCTCCACCAGATCGAAAACCATGCTTCCCGCCTCAGAAGACGCTCGCAAGGTCGCCTCACCGTGCCCATGGTGCTGCGAGCCCCCTACGGAGGTGGGATTCGGGCGCTGGAACACCACTCGGAAAGCCGTGAAGCATTCTGGGCTCACATTCCAGGACTTAAGATGGTCATCCCTTCGGGCCCCAGGAATGCACGCGCACTGCTTATCAGCGCCATAAGGGATCCTGATCCCGTGATCTTCTACGAGCCCAAAGCCGTGTATCGAGCCTTTCGAGAAGAAGTCCCCGAGGAAGAAGAAACCATGCCTCTGGGAAAGTCCCAGACAGTGCAGGAAGGCAAGGACATCACCCTGATTTCGTATGGAGCCATGATGCGTCCCACCCTCGAGGCGGCGCAGGAACTCAAAGAGAAAGACCAGGTCGAGGCTGAGGTGATCGATTTGTTGACCATTATGCCGCTGGACGACGAGCTGTTCACCGCTTCAGTGAAGAAGACAGGCAGGGCGCTTATCGTGCACGAAGCTCCGAAAAGCTTCGGTCCGGGCGCCGAGATCGCCTCACGCATCATGGAGAAGTCCTTTTTCCATCTGGAAGCGCCCATCGCACGAGTTGCAGGGTATGACATAGTAATTCCTTTGTTCGCGCGTGAAGACGCATACCTCCCGAACGTTCAGAGGATTGTTCGGGCCGCCCGACAAGTCCTAAGCTCATAGCAAGAGAGGGGAAGACGATGGTTCGAGATTTCAAGCTCCCGGATTTGGGTGAAGGAATCCACGAAGGCGACATACTTTCCGTGCTTGTTAAAGTCGGAGACAAAATAGAGGAAGGCCAGCCGATTCTGGAGATAGAAACGGACAAAGCTACGGTGGAAATACCGTCTCCGTACACTGGGACGGTTGAGAACATCGCCGTCAATCCCGGTGATGTAGTTCAGGTAGGCGGCGTGCTGATGAGTTTTTCCGTTGAAGGTGAAGG from Deltaproteobacteria bacterium carries:
- the pdhA gene encoding pyruvate dehydrogenase (acetyl-transferring) E1 component subunit alpha, producing MPRKEIKLPYKLERLSILDEKGKLDKSLEPDIPDELLLKLHRAMLAARRFDERLLNLQRQGRIGTFAPITGQEGAQLGAVANLRPDDWMVPCFRETAAEIWRGKTMDNAIIYFGGFDEGARPEDERNDLPIAVPVGSQTLHAVGLACAMKYRRKDTVVMTFFGDGATSEGDFHEAMNFAGVFQAPVIFVCQNNQWAISVPRSKQTRSETLAQKAFAYGMPGIQVDGNDVLAVYAAVKEAVERARAGEGPSFVECDTYRMMMHTTADDPKRYRSEEEVDEWRGRDPITRFQKYLKAKKLLKDTDIEKLEQEIKGEIQSAVDRAEALMKKLGDPLDMFSHTYAEIPPHLAEQKEELSQVLTSDKQEANHG
- a CDS encoding alpha-ketoacid dehydrogenase subunit beta — encoded protein: MVQAINLALHQEMEKDDRVIVLGEDVGKDGGVFRLTEGLVQKFGEERVMDTPLAESGIVGVSIGMALYGLRPVCEIQFSGFSYQNLHQIENHASRLRRRSQGRLTVPMVLRAPYGGGIRALEHHSESREAFWAHIPGLKMVIPSGPRNARALLISAIRDPDPVIFYEPKAVYRAFREEVPEEEETMPLGKSQTVQEGKDITLISYGAMMRPTLEAAQELKEKDQVEAEVIDLLTIMPLDDELFTASVKKTGRALIVHEAPKSFGPGAEIASRIMEKSFFHLEAPIARVAGYDIVIPLFAREDAYLPNVQRIVRAARQVLSS